In the Corynebacterium kroppenstedtii genome, one interval contains:
- a CDS encoding CobD/CbiB family cobalamin biosynthesis protein, producing the protein MSHARRSDSSCSSGSKFFHPQFLHLTPEQYGLVGGFLADAIVGDPASYHPVALFGRAAQALEERIYADSRPRGVAFEAVSIGIPVLATTALAGPRRTTRHAIVLGVVTFFSLGGTSLARTGGRVATALEQYQSGMTTIDEPRQWVPWLCSRDPNSLEADGIARAAVESLAENTSDASVGTLIWGALAGAPGVVAHRCINTLDAMVGYKSDRYMNFGWAAAKLDDLANWPIARVTALIHSAVGGRRSIKAWRKQNHPSPNAGVVESTAAGALGVQLGGATQYSYGVEMRPVMGEGPAPTIADVRRAVTLSRGVQYAALGIALLLVRCTDRR; encoded by the coding sequence ATGAGCCACGCGCGACGTAGTGACAGTAGCTGCAGCAGCGGATCGAAGTTCTTTCATCCTCAGTTCCTCCATCTCACCCCGGAACAGTATGGGCTAGTAGGAGGTTTTCTTGCCGACGCTATCGTCGGCGACCCAGCCTCCTATCACCCCGTCGCATTATTTGGACGCGCAGCGCAAGCCCTGGAGGAGAGAATTTATGCCGATTCCCGTCCCCGTGGCGTTGCGTTCGAAGCGGTGTCAATTGGCATCCCCGTACTTGCCACCACGGCGCTCGCCGGCCCTCGTCGCACCACACGGCACGCGATCGTGCTTGGCGTCGTCACATTCTTTAGCCTCGGCGGGACAAGTCTTGCCCGGACGGGTGGCCGAGTTGCCACGGCATTAGAGCAGTACCAATCCGGCATGACTACTATCGACGAGCCCCGCCAGTGGGTTCCTTGGTTGTGTTCCCGCGACCCGAACTCGCTCGAGGCCGATGGCATTGCCCGCGCTGCGGTAGAGTCTCTAGCTGAAAATACGTCTGATGCCAGCGTCGGAACCCTGATCTGGGGAGCGCTGGCGGGAGCTCCTGGAGTGGTGGCGCACCGGTGCATTAACACCCTCGATGCGATGGTGGGCTACAAGAGCGACCGATACATGAACTTCGGTTGGGCCGCTGCCAAGCTGGATGACCTGGCAAATTGGCCGATCGCGCGAGTGACAGCGCTCATCCACTCCGCCGTTGGCGGGCGGCGGTCGATCAAGGCGTGGCGGAAACAAAACCATCCCAGCCCTAACGCGGGAGTTGTGGAATCCACCGCCGCCGGTGCTTTGGGTGTGCAACTGGGCGGCGCCACGCAGTATTCCTATGGAGTTGAAATGCGCCCAGTCATGGGGGAGGGGCCTGCACCAACTATTGCCGACGTCAGACGCGCGGTCACGCTGTCACGCGGTGTTCAATACGCAGCTTTGGGTATCGCGCTTCTCCTTGTGCGGTGCACGGACCGGCGGTAA
- a CDS encoding SURF1 family cytochrome oxidase biogenesis protein, producing the protein MAQRGWRTFLKPGWVITAILVIAFAYVAFTVLAPWQLGKNSRTQATNHRLEKAFHADPVPLSKVITKTASAPTGTIDESNEWKRVRFQGSFLADEELVLRNRPVNSDAAYQILTPFRTDDGTVIMVNRGYVRPESGSRIPSFSPPPSGRVAIQGYVRLDEPAPEQLKTTHDDGYTEITNLSSSWYEKEIPQEKFVHGYVQLEDNQPGTLNAIPLPQLDSGPYLSYGIQWITFGILAPLGLGYFAWAEIRERRKAREEEQEYGALGDEDITSNDTPTTDEAADDDRNAGESAAISNDDAEPDEGAYSQKDAGSLKRVDPEESRETPSKDAPPDRRRQNKPSSSDDDTADEDSAHEDRAGRDSQPEPTYQQDLYDTRYGGTKRRNAFAQRLKKDQERF; encoded by the coding sequence ATGGCTCAACGGGGTTGGCGAACATTCCTCAAACCAGGATGGGTAATTACCGCAATCCTGGTGATCGCGTTCGCCTATGTGGCGTTCACAGTTCTAGCGCCGTGGCAACTCGGGAAGAATTCGCGAACGCAGGCAACCAATCACAGGTTGGAAAAAGCGTTCCACGCGGACCCCGTGCCTCTGTCGAAGGTTATTACGAAGACAGCATCGGCTCCGACCGGTACCATCGACGAATCTAACGAATGGAAACGCGTCAGATTCCAAGGTTCTTTTCTGGCCGACGAGGAGCTGGTGCTGCGCAATCGCCCAGTCAATTCTGATGCTGCATACCAGATTTTGACGCCGTTCCGTACCGATGATGGCACGGTCATCATGGTGAACCGGGGCTATGTTAGGCCCGAATCCGGTAGCAGGATTCCGTCGTTTTCTCCTCCACCCAGCGGTAGGGTGGCGATCCAAGGCTATGTTCGTTTGGACGAACCTGCTCCTGAGCAGCTGAAAACAACTCATGACGATGGCTACACAGAGATCACGAACTTATCGTCATCCTGGTACGAGAAAGAAATACCCCAAGAAAAGTTTGTTCACGGATATGTCCAGCTCGAAGACAATCAGCCTGGGACGCTCAATGCTATCCCACTTCCCCAACTGGATTCTGGTCCCTACCTGTCGTATGGCATCCAGTGGATTACGTTCGGAATTTTAGCTCCCCTCGGGCTGGGCTACTTTGCGTGGGCTGAGATTCGGGAACGCCGCAAAGCCCGCGAAGAAGAGCAAGAATACGGTGCACTGGGTGACGAAGACATCACCTCAAATGACACGCCGACAACCGACGAGGCAGCTGACGACGACCGCAATGCCGGGGAGAGCGCGGCGATATCCAACGACGATGCTGAACCAGATGAGGGTGCGTATTCTCAGAAGGATGCCGGCTCCCTTAAGCGCGTGGACCCAGAGGAAAGCCGAGAAACACCGTCGAAGGACGCGCCTCCCGATCGGCGACGTCAGAACAAACCATCCAGCTCCGACGATGACACCGCCGACGAGGACAGCGCCCACGAGGACAGGGCTGGTCGCGACTCACAACCAGAGCCGACCTATCAGCAGGATTTGTACGATACCCGTTACGGAGGAACTAAACGCCGTAACGCCTTCGCTCAACGTCTTAAGAAGGACCAAGAGCGCTTCTGA